In the genome of Elusimicrobiaceae bacterium, one region contains:
- a CDS encoding NAD(+)/NADH kinase, whose product MPYRYNKIAVFFNERKETSLLWSDRVSNVLRSRGVEHSCIACYEHAEWKEEADLVISIGGDGTVLHAARDLGGLDIPLLALNAGTLGFLSVLHAQEFESRFDQIFSGGFGEMRRSLLSGRVENGGKTVQPESVALNDCVIKSMSSRAIRLAANIDGVFAKTYFCDGLIVATPSGSTAYALAASGPVVHPALAALLLLPICPHTLTQRPLVLPSCMTLRVRPDFSGGFERRHPVFSVDGQVNYTMNDGDEAVIRISDRTVKMLMPPEYNYFDVLSDKLKWGE is encoded by the coding sequence ATGCCATACAGGTATAACAAAATAGCCGTATTTTTCAATGAACGCAAGGAAACCTCGCTTCTGTGGAGCGACCGCGTGTCGAATGTGCTGCGCAGCCGCGGAGTGGAGCATTCGTGCATAGCCTGCTATGAGCACGCGGAATGGAAAGAGGAGGCTGATCTTGTCATTTCCATAGGCGGCGACGGCACCGTTCTGCACGCCGCGCGCGATCTCGGCGGGCTTGACATACCGCTGCTTGCGCTTAACGCGGGCACGCTGGGGTTTTTAAGCGTGCTGCACGCGCAGGAGTTTGAGAGCCGGTTTGACCAGATTTTTTCAGGCGGGTTCGGTGAAATGAGGCGCAGTCTTTTGTCCGGACGGGTCGAAAACGGCGGAAAAACGGTGCAGCCGGAATCGGTGGCGCTTAATGACTGTGTCATCAAATCAATGTCGTCGCGCGCCATAAGACTGGCGGCGAATATTGACGGAGTGTTCGCCAAAACCTATTTCTGCGACGGCCTTATCGTGGCCACGCCGTCCGGCTCCACGGCTTACGCGCTGGCGGCGTCCGGCCCTGTTGTGCATCCGGCGCTGGCGGCGCTGCTGCTGCTTCCGATTTGTCCGCACACGCTTACCCAGCGGCCGCTGGTGCTGCCTTCCTGCATGACGCTGCGCGTCCGGCCGGATTTTTCCGGCGGTTTCGAGCGCCGGCATCCGGTTTTTTCCGTTGACGGACAGGTGAACTATACGATGAACGACGGGGATGAGGCGGTAATCCGCATATCCGACCGGACGGTAAAAATGCTCATGCCGCCAGAATATAATTATTTTGACGTGCTCAGCGACAAGCTGAAATGGGGCGAATAG